From the genome of Paraburkholderia aromaticivorans, one region includes:
- the pelF gene encoding GT4 family glycosyltransferase PelF — MMKELPIRRAADADVCLLLEGTFPFVRGGVSSWVNEMIRSYPETRFAIVFIGSREQDYAGVAYALPDNVVHLETHYLYEQAVADFQPRAVNGDAAAFARSQALHDALRDPRKCQDAGELMASMIPMLGAHGALNEEQFLSSRAAWDTIVDQYQKYCTDPSFTDYFWTVRIMHKPLWQLARVAEQLLPARVYHTVSTGYGGFLGALMHYRTGRPLLISEHGIYTKERKIDLLQSQWIRDNRGVFERDISRVSYFRELWVRFFEAIGKLAYDAADDIVALYEANRQRQVTDGARAERTQCIPNGIDVDALGPLVAERKPRSHRVVALIGRVVPIKDIKTFIRAIFIASRTMPDLEGWIIGPEEEDPAYALECRALVESLGLSRNVKFLGFQRIDDMLPQVDVIALTSISEALPLVVLEGFAAGVPAITTDVGSCRQLIEGMDAEDRALGSAGMVVQLADPAAFAQAVLSLLADETRWHAAQQAGLARVRRYYTKKQMIDRYRTLYERLAAKPDRERDGTAGAARCPMNHGSQSGAQPRVQPAQSVQSQETR; from the coding sequence ATGATGAAAGAACTCCCGATCCGCCGTGCCGCCGATGCCGATGTCTGCCTGCTGCTCGAAGGCACGTTCCCGTTCGTGCGTGGCGGCGTGTCGAGCTGGGTCAACGAAATGATCCGCTCGTATCCCGAGACCCGTTTCGCGATTGTCTTTATCGGCAGCCGGGAACAGGACTACGCCGGGGTGGCGTATGCGCTGCCGGACAACGTCGTGCACCTCGAAACGCATTATCTGTACGAGCAGGCCGTGGCGGACTTTCAGCCGCGCGCGGTGAACGGCGACGCCGCGGCGTTCGCGCGCTCGCAGGCCTTGCACGATGCCCTGCGCGATCCGCGCAAGTGCCAGGACGCCGGCGAACTGATGGCGAGCATGATCCCGATGCTCGGCGCGCACGGCGCGCTGAACGAGGAACAGTTCCTGTCGAGCCGCGCGGCCTGGGACACCATCGTCGATCAGTATCAGAAGTACTGTACCGATCCGTCGTTTACCGACTACTTCTGGACCGTGCGGATCATGCACAAGCCGCTGTGGCAACTCGCGCGCGTCGCCGAGCAGTTGCTGCCCGCGCGTGTCTATCACACGGTATCGACCGGATACGGCGGCTTTCTCGGCGCGCTGATGCATTACCGCACGGGCCGTCCGCTGCTGATCTCCGAACACGGCATCTATACGAAGGAACGCAAGATCGACTTGCTGCAGAGCCAGTGGATTCGCGATAACCGGGGTGTGTTCGAACGCGATATTTCTCGCGTCAGCTATTTCCGTGAATTGTGGGTGCGTTTTTTCGAAGCGATCGGCAAGCTCGCTTACGACGCCGCCGACGACATCGTCGCGTTGTACGAGGCGAACCGCCAGCGCCAGGTCACCGACGGCGCGCGTGCCGAGCGCACGCAATGCATTCCGAACGGTATCGACGTCGACGCGCTGGGGCCGCTCGTGGCCGAGCGCAAGCCGCGCTCGCACCGCGTGGTGGCGCTGATCGGGCGTGTCGTGCCGATCAAGGACATCAAGACCTTCATTCGCGCGATCTTCATCGCGTCGCGAACCATGCCGGATCTCGAAGGCTGGATCATCGGACCGGAAGAAGAGGATCCCGCGTATGCGCTCGAATGCCGGGCGCTCGTGGAGAGTCTCGGGCTTAGCCGCAACGTGAAATTCCTCGGCTTCCAGCGTATCGACGACATGCTGCCGCAAGTCGACGTAATCGCGCTGACCTCGATCAGCGAGGCACTGCCGCTGGTGGTGCTGGAGGGCTTCGCGGCCGGCGTGCCGGCCATCACGACCGACGTGGGCTCGTGCCGCCAACTGATCGAAGGCATGGATGCGGAAGATCGCGCGCTGGGTTCGGCCGGCATGGTGGTTCAGCTCGCGGACCCGGCGGCGTTCGCCCAGGCAGTGCTGTCGCTGCTCGCCGACGAGACGCGTTGGCATGCCGCGCAGCAGGCCGGACTCGCGCGCGTGCGCCGTTACTACACCAAAAAGCAGATGATCGACCGCTACCGCACGCTTTACGAGCGCCTCGCCGCGAAGCCGGACCGCGAACGCGACGGCACGGCCGGTGCGGCGCGCTGCCCGATGAATCACGGCTCTCAATCCGGAGCGCAGCCGCGCGTGCAGCCGGCGCAGTCCGTTCAATCGCAGGAGACACGCTGA